The following proteins come from a genomic window of Metarhizium brunneum chromosome 2, complete sequence:
- the UTP14 gene encoding U3 small nucleolar RNA-associated protein 14, whose protein sequence is MPGRQSHGRSLMAAPKAKAGGKKGSKARSQKNALNAFGIAQDMYPTKYKRTPRARELDAEIERKHGRDEAGEDEDEDEDEEEQPRRKKAKGPSRADGDGEDGSDSEGNEWRLGGLRDDDEDSEIESDDAFGDSDNEKFEEYSFRGSKSKPQDDDSEDDSNDDEGETLGADAIDLATALDQWEEESDDEPEADDESGSGDSEEDGDESEEDAESDDDESEDDDDTEADPEKLNALKGLISQYGGENDDDKTKSSAGQKLSLKDLGLSGLNDPLMKKSLKLMNKETKEKRPGVAQKLAVPLSRREQGRLDRSVAYEKTNETLDKWTETVKQNRRAEHIVFPLPQNSATAGLDTSEIQPLSSAKPSNELESAIMSIMEQSGLSMNKEPKPKPQEYDDEGNLLSRKEVLARKRMERELNSREAKRAKRIKKIKSKAYHRVHRKQRERDEMAAKEAMEEAGEIDSEEEREAQDRRRALERVGQRHKESKWAKIGSKAKRAVWDDDFRTGLTEMARKDEELRRRKEGKAGVDGDSDSDATSSSGSDDEDDIRRQLRELEEDDDEPQSKLMSMKFMQKAEAAKKQANDDMIRQIRRDLDGDSADDSDDMQADDEVGRRSYGTADSSAKPALDTSTRAPKRSRVPGPQDTDVDIIINNTTATTKQPPEPSSSTTGAWSRGETRRKKSAPLRGEDLDLSANVLVASQPKSRPTNSNSNRDSDSRKNDSDEDGSEAEQHMPLAIRDQALVARAFAGDEVVAEFAREKGEIAEADDDKVIDNTLPGWGSWVGDGVSNREKKRHQGRFLTKVEGIKKKDRKDAKLDRVIINEKRIKKNDRYLATQLPHPFESRAQYERSLRLPVGPEWMTKETFQDSTKPRVLMKQGIIAPMSKPTA, encoded by the exons ATGCCGGGACGACAATCGCATGGCCGGTCATTGATGGCCgcgcccaaggccaaagcgGGCGGGAAAAAGGGCTCCAAGGCGAGGTCGCAGAAGAATGCTCTCAATGCCTTTGGAATTGCGCAGGATATGTACCCCACGAAATACAAGAGAACGCCGCGAGCAAGGGAACTCGATGCCGAAATTGAGAGAAAACATGGACGAGACGAGGCTGgcgaggacgaagacgaagacgaagatgaggaagagcAGCCCCGAAGAAAGAAAGCCAAGGGCCCATCACgggcagatggcgatggcgaggatggcagTGACAGTGAAGGCAATGAATGGCGCCTGGGCGGTTTGagggacgacgacgaagattCTGAAATAGAGAGCGATGATGCATTTGGAGATAGTGACAATGAGAAATTTGAGGAGTATTCATTCCGAGGCAGCAAGTCGAAGCCT CAGGATGACGACTCAGAAGATGACTCGAATGATGACGAAGGAGAGACTCTTGGCGCAGATGCTATTGATTTGGCGACCGCTCTGGATCAGTGGGAGGAGGAATCAGATGACGAGCCCGAGGCGGACGACGAATCTGGCTCTGGGGACTCAGAAGAGGACGGAGACGAGTCggaggaggatgccgagtctgatgatgacgaaagtgaagacgatgatgatacCGAAGCTGACCCCGAAAAATTGAATGCGTTGAAGGGACTCATTTCACAGTACGGTGGCGAAAATGATGACGACAAAACGAAGTCGAGCGCCGGACAAAAGCTTTCTCTCAAAGACTTGGGTCTCTCAGGACTGAATGATCCATTAATGAAGAAGTCCCTCAAGCTGATGAACAAGGAAACCAAAGAGAAGCGACCCGGGGTCGCTCAGAAATTGGCTGTGCCACTCTCCCGACGTGAGCAAGGTCGGCTGGACCGAAGCGTTGCATACGAAAAGACCAATGAGACCCTAGATAAATGGACGGAAACTGTCAAGCAGAACCGCAGAGCCGAGCATATTGTGTTCCCGCTTCCTCAAAATTCAGCCACGGCCGGCCTAGACACTTCGGAGATTCAGCCTCTCAGCTCAGCCAAGCCCAGCAACGAGCTCGAATCTGCCATCATGTCTATCATGGAACAGAGCGGTCTTTCTATGAACAAGGAGCCCAAGCCCAAACCTCAAGagtacgacgacgagggTAACTTGCTCTCACGGAAAGAAGTCCTGGCCCGAAAACGAATGGAGCGAGAACTTAATTCCAGAGAAGCAAAGCGAGCCAAGCGCATCAAAAAGATTAAGAGCAAAGCATATCACAGAGTTCACCGAAAACAACGGGAACGCGACGAAATGGCTGCCAAGGAAGCTATGGAGGAAGCCGGAGAGATTGACTCcgaagaggagagagaagCACAGGACCGCCGACGCGCCTTAGAACGTGTTGGCCAGCGACACAAGGAGAGCAAATGGGCCAAGATTGGATCCAAGGCGAAGCGTGCCGTCTGGGACGATGACTTCCGCACCGGCTTGACAGAAATGGCAAGAAAGGACGAAGAGCTTCGTCGACGAAAAGAAGGCAAGGcgggcgtcgacggcgactcTGACTCCGATGCAACCAGTAGTTCGGGcagtgatgacgaggacgatatTCGACGCCAGCTAAGGGAGCTggaagaggacgacgacgagcctCAGTCAAAATTGATGAGCATGAAATTCATGCAGAAGGCCGAAGCGGCCAAGAAACAAGCAAATGACGACATGATTCGTCAAATCCGCCGCGACCTGGATGGCGACTCGGCAGACGACTCCGACGATATGcaagccgacgacgaggtcggcCGCAGAAGCTACGGCACAGCAGACTCATCCGCCAAACCCGCCCTCGACACATCAACCCGTGCGCCCAAACGCAGCCGAGTGCCAGGGCCCCAAGATACAGAcgtcgacatcatcatcaacaacaccaccgccaccacgaAGCAGCCACCAGAACCTTCATCCTCCACAACAGGCGCCTGGTCACGCGGCGAAACCCGGCGCAAGAAATCCGCCCCCTTGCGCGGCGAAGACCTCGATCTGAGCGCcaacgtcctcgtcgcctcgCAGCCAAAATCCAGACCTacaaacagcaacagcaaccgcGACAGCGACAGCCGCAAAAACGACAGCGACGAAGATGGCTCCGAAGCAGAGCAGCACATGCCCCTCGCCATCCGGGACCAGGCCCTCGTGGCACGCGCCTTTGCAGGAGACGAAGTGGTCGCCGAGTTCGCCCGCGAAAAAGGCGAAATCGCCGAagcagacgacgacaaggtCATCGACAATACCCTTCCGGGATGGGGGTCCTgggtcggcgacggcgtcagCAATCGCGAGAAAAAGAGGCACCAGGGCCGCTTCCTGACAAAAGTAGAgggcatcaagaagaaggacagGAAGGACGCCAAGCTGGACAGGGTGATTATCAATGAGAAGAGGATCAAAAAG AATGATCGCTACCTCGCGACCCAGCTCCCTCATCCTTTTGAGTCAAGGGCCCAATATGAGAGGTCGCTTAGATTACCTGTCGGACCGGAATGGATGACCAAGGAAACCTTCCAGGATAGCACAAAGCCAAGGGTTCTCATGAAACAGGGCATTATTGCGCCAATGTCGAAGCCAACTGCCTAG
- the RIB2 gene encoding Bifunctional protein RIB2 has translation MASRTEQDHKTLMRRALALAEKSPPKPSNFRVGALLVNLDDGRVVAEGYTLECDGNTHAEECCFIKLAEQHATKEEGLVDIIKTPHALYTTMEPCFKRLSGKLPCVERVLRQKSWIREVYLGVQEPEKFVGQNPGRGMLKSAGIKVAAVPGLEDEILEVATAGHASDA, from the coding sequence ATGGCTTCAAGGACAGAACAGGATCACAAGACGCTCATGCGACGTGCCCTGGCATTAGCAGAGAAGTCACCACCAAAGCCGAGCAATTTCCGGGTCGGTGCCCTCTTGGTCAATCTTGATGATGGGCGAGTCGTCGCCGAAGGATACACTCTAGAATGCGACGGCAACACACACGCTGAAGAGTGCTGTTTTATCAAACTTGCCGAGCAGCACGCTACCAAGGAGGAGGGTCTAGTCGACATCATCAAAACTCCTCACGCATTATATACGACCATGGAGCCATGTTTCAAGCGCCTCAGCGGCAAATTACCCTGCGTCGAGAGAGTTTTACGGCAAAAGTCGTGGATAAGGGAGGTTTACCTCGGTGTACAGGAACCAGAAAAGTTTGTCGGTCAGAACCCTGGCCGAGGAATGCTTAAATCTGCCGGCATCAAAGTTGCGGCAGTGCCGGGACTTGAGGACGAAATTCTCGAGGTTGCAACAGCAGGTCATGCATCTGATGCTTAA
- the VCX1_1 gene encoding Vacuolar calcium ion transporter produces the protein MSSRSNRFANEQTPLINGESASSAQAGNHTQHQHKTGVRTFLFDREHTPGNDSESIAVRSAAYTWHVTKVTLLSGYVNFLLVMVPIGIVAGALNWNPTAVFTINFLAIIPLAAVLSFATEMLASKLGQAMGGLLNATFGNAVELIVSIVALKDGQIVVVQSSMLGSILSNLLLVMGMCFLFGGLVHRGTNGDGREQSFSAAVAQTTCSLMTLSSASLVIPAALYAVLAQNGSQDKNSSILILSRGTAIILLLLYIMYLVFQLRTHSNLFDEETQQEGEEEEDASIGPVAAGIVLVVVTVLVAICAEYLVGTIDDIVESANISKAFIGLILIPIVGNAAEHVTAVVVALRDKMDLAMAVAIGSSIQIALGVTPFLVIVGWIIGQPMSLHFETFQTVAFAVSVLVVTYTVQDGKSNYLEGAMLLGLYLIIAVAFYATPSDAFDGSFAQLLGKSS, from the exons ATGTCTTCCAGATCTAATCGCTTTGCCAACGAGCAAACGCCGCTAATTAATGGCGAGTCTGCTTCGTCGGCTCAGGCTGGCAATCATACTCAGCACCAGCACAAAACCGGCGTCAGGACCTTTCTATTTGATAGAGAGCATACTCCCGGAAATGACAGCGAATCAATCGCGGTGCGCAGCGCCGCGTATACCTGGCATGTCACCAAAGTGACCCTCCTGAGCG GCTATGTCAACTTCCTCCTCGTAATGGTCCCTATCGGCATCGTGGCTGGCGCGCTCAACTGGAACCCaaccgccgtcttcaccatcAACTTCTTAGCCATCATCCCACTTGCTGCGGTTCTCTCCTTTGCCACCGAAATGCTTGCGAGTAAATTGGGCCAGGCCATGGGCGGCTTGCTGAACGCAACATTTGGAAACGCTGTGGAATTGATT GTCAGCATTGTCGCCCTGAAAGATGGCCAGATTGTGGTCGTGCAGTCATCAATGCTTGgttccatcttgtccaacttgCTTCTTGTTATGGGAATGTGCTTCCTTTTTGGTGGATTAGTACACCGAGGCACCAATGGAGACGGCAGGGAGCAGTCTttctccgccgccgtcgcccagACGACATGCTCCCTCATGACGCTATCCTCTGCCTCTCTTGTCATTCCCGCAGCC CTTTATGCTGTCCTAGCTCAGAACGGATCGCAAGACAAGAATAGTAGCATTCTGATTCTGTCACGAGGCACTGCCATTATTCTGTTGCTACTTTATATCATGTACCTCGTTTTCCAACTGCGAACCCACAGCAACCTTTTTGATGAAGAAACTCAACAAgaaggcgaggaggaggaagatgccaGCATTGGACCTGTTGCTGCCGGCATTGTTCTGGTTGTTGTTACGGTCCTGGTGGCCATTTGCGCCGAGTACCTTGTCGGAACCATCGATGATATAGTCGAGAGTGCGAATATCAGCAAGGCGTTTATTGGTCTGATTCTGATTCCTATCGTTGGCAACGCTGCTGAGCACGTCACTGCTGTGGTTGTGGCCCTCCGCGACAAGATGGACCTCGCTATGGCTGTTGCCATTGGCTCTAGCATCCAGATTGCTCTTGGTGTTACTCCTTTCCTGGTCATTGTTGGATGGATTATCGGGCAGCCAATGTCGTTGCACTTTGAGACTT TCCAAACCGTCGCATTTGCCGTATCGGTTCTAGTCGTCACATACACCGTCCAAGATGGCAAATCTAATTATCTCGAAGGAGCCATGCTTTTGGGTTTATACCTTATTATCGCTGTCGCCTTTTACGCAACGCCCAGCGACGCCTTTGACGGGAGCTTTGCTCAATTGCTGGGTAAATCCTCATGA